Proteins encoded together in one Blastocatellia bacterium window:
- a CDS encoding ABC transporter ATP-binding protein, with protein MDQPLIRLEHVTKVYGRGDSAVVAVDDVNLSLSGGRFIILMGPSGSGKTTLLTMMGCLLKPTRGRIFIFDKEVTALDERRLPFIRRQYIGFIFQSFNLFPALTALENVELTLQLKRINGRAARETAIELLKKVGLEKRLHHLPEDLSGGEKQRVAVARALAGDPPIILADEPTGMLDSKTGRLIVTLLKEISARDNRLVFMVSHDNRILDLADEILFMEDGTIRRERDAA; from the coding sequence ATGGACCAACCACTCATTCGCCTGGAGCATGTGACGAAAGTCTACGGTCGCGGAGATTCGGCTGTGGTCGCCGTAGACGATGTGAACCTCAGCCTGTCGGGAGGGCGATTCATCATTCTCATGGGCCCGTCGGGCAGCGGCAAGACGACGCTTTTGACGATGATGGGGTGCTTGCTCAAGCCCACCCGGGGTCGAATCTTCATCTTTGACAAAGAGGTGACGGCCCTGGATGAGCGACGGCTTCCGTTCATCCGACGTCAATATATCGGGTTTATTTTCCAGAGCTTCAATCTCTTCCCTGCGTTGACGGCGCTGGAGAATGTGGAATTGACCCTTCAGTTGAAGCGGATCAATGGCCGGGCGGCCCGAGAAACGGCCATTGAACTGTTGAAAAAGGTTGGACTGGAGAAACGACTTCACCATCTTCCCGAGGACCTGAGCGGAGGAGAGAAGCAACGTGTGGCCGTGGCCCGCGCCCTCGCCGGTGATCCCCCGATTATCCTCGCCGATGAGCCAACGGGAATGCTGGACTCGAAGACCGGTCGCCTGATCGTCACATTGCTCAAAGAGATCTCAGCCAGGGATAATCGTCTCGTGTTCATGGTCAGCCATGATAACCGCATCCTCGATCTGGCTGACGAAATCCTCTTTATGGAAGACGGCACGATCCGGCGGGAAAGAGATGCTGCGTGA
- a CDS encoding elongation factor P — MIAASEIRAGMVVKLDGELYRIIQAEYHAGGGQFGGTMFAKAENLQTRHIKEWRFHPDQKVEDVELERQEMEFLYSDGEDFYFMNPETFEQISLPREVIGHREKFLQANMRIPVEIYNGNPVNVVFPEFVDLKVISAPPGLREHDVSTYKTAVLENGMEVLVPQFIKEGEIVRIEVETGKYVERVKQEGRKV, encoded by the coding sequence ATGATTGCGGCATCGGAGATTCGCGCCGGAATGGTGGTCAAACTTGACGGCGAGCTTTACCGGATCATCCAGGCCGAATACCATGCTGGAGGTGGACAGTTCGGTGGGACAATGTTCGCCAAGGCCGAGAATCTCCAGACGCGGCATATCAAGGAATGGCGATTTCATCCTGATCAAAAAGTCGAGGATGTCGAGCTGGAACGACAGGAAATGGAATTCCTCTATAGCGATGGCGAGGATTTTTATTTCATGAATCCGGAGACGTTCGAACAGATCAGTCTGCCCCGAGAGGTCATTGGTCACAGGGAGAAGTTCCTTCAGGCGAATATGCGCATTCCTGTGGAGATTTATAACGGTAATCCCGTGAATGTTGTCTTTCCCGAATTCGTGGACCTCAAAGTCATTTCAGCCCCTCCGGGATTGCGCGAACATGACGTGTCAACCTATAAGACTGCTGTGTTGGAAAACGGGATGGAGGTTCTCGTCCCACAGTTCATCAAGGAAGGAGAAATCGTTCGCATCGAAGTCGAGACTGGCAAGTACGTCGAGCGGGTGAAACAGGAAGGGAGAAAGGTCTAG
- a CDS encoding proline iminopeptidase-family hydrolase, translating into MIEGYFDSTGRDDVLSGGVKLIPITTPKGSFRVWTKRVGNNPRIKVLLLHGGPGATHEYFEAFDSYFPAAGIEYYYYDQLGSAYSDQPDDPDLWELPRFVDEVEQVRRTLGLNETNFFLLGHSWGGLLAIEYALVHQCHLKGLIISNMMASIPAYNEYAEKVLMPAMDQSVLKEIKQLEAAGEYENPRYMELLLNHHYVHHVLRMPLDQWPDPVNRAFRHLNPKIYVPMQGPSELGASGKLATWDRTADLAKITVPTLVIGARYDTMDPAHMENMARLLPRGRYLFCPNGSHMAMYDDQRVYMEGVIRFLYDVDEARV; encoded by the coding sequence ATGATTGAGGGCTACTTTGACTCAACGGGTCGTGACGATGTGTTGAGCGGCGGCGTCAAGCTGATCCCTATTACCACGCCGAAAGGATCCTTCCGCGTATGGACCAAACGAGTGGGAAACAATCCTCGAATCAAAGTGCTGTTGCTTCATGGTGGTCCCGGAGCGACGCATGAATATTTCGAGGCCTTTGATTCTTACTTCCCGGCGGCGGGTATCGAGTATTACTACTACGATCAACTGGGGTCGGCCTATAGTGACCAACCGGATGATCCCGACCTGTGGGAGCTTCCGCGTTTTGTGGACGAGGTCGAGCAGGTTCGTCGGACGCTCGGCCTGAACGAGACGAATTTCTTTTTGCTCGGTCACTCCTGGGGTGGTCTCCTGGCCATCGAATACGCGCTCGTCCACCAGTGCCATTTGAAGGGACTCATCATCTCTAACATGATGGCGAGCATCCCAGCATACAATGAGTACGCGGAGAAGGTACTCATGCCCGCCATGGATCAGTCTGTGCTTAAGGAGATCAAGCAACTCGAAGCAGCGGGAGAGTACGAAAACCCGCGCTATATGGAACTTCTCCTGAACCATCACTACGTCCACCATGTTCTCCGCATGCCGCTCGATCAGTGGCCGGACCCGGTCAATCGAGCTTTTCGGCACCTCAATCCGAAAATTTACGTCCCGATGCAGGGGCCGAGTGAACTGGGTGCGAGCGGAAAACTCGCCACATGGGACCGCACGGCGGATCTGGCCAAGATCACCGTGCCCACTCTGGTCATCGGGGCTCGCTACGATACGATGGACCCCGCTCATATGGAGAACATGGCGCGCCTGCTTCCGCGAGGGCGTTACCTGTTCTGCCCTAACGGGAGCCACATGGCGATGTATGATGATCAACGAGTGTACATGGAGGGAGTGATTCGATTCCTCTATGATGTAGACGAGGCCCGTGTGTAA
- a CDS encoding HEAT repeat domain-containing protein: MDRYFQISHYLDELAERNLPANELEGKIRELLEQIRPDQPTLVPILLNKLKRTENPAVASIVGFALRQLNDPSIYDAVVALLHDPTVRDEVKMNLISVFVHYGGDVNTLDVNRVFKRPPSSYRMAVGQLLDAIAEDENVIGLFLDSFAQLPKAMQIGSVQGFGSLNDERALKLLATLAEYWDREVARAAIEAIGSIKSGKSLTVLENLFNHRESAWGLIEKSIRKLRREGLSPESLDPPPAPVRECLVTPSDGRGSSILIISRKDGPRRYDTHLFMLNERVGIKDCYGMRRTSPKQYREMIGALDCEIGLYSIPYEYAVTLIRDALFVARSHRALISPEFAFHRRVFGTDELTPLQHVPAFPEILVARARRNLDRLLASSDYLVDESPFDNWWLDIPQAYAFFTRFKARRKNRSPDQAVLTAFINDVIEPERTLLIRRLGLTVELLAKFDSTYPPAILQTALALWIALQDESRPLASIPFFQALAELTSEMVLNNIALGYREPDGFLPEHYQ; the protein is encoded by the coding sequence ATGGACCGCTATTTCCAGATCTCTCACTACCTTGACGAGCTTGCCGAGCGGAATCTCCCAGCGAACGAGCTGGAAGGAAAAATTCGAGAACTCCTCGAACAAATTCGACCCGACCAACCGACGCTCGTCCCCATCCTGCTGAACAAACTGAAACGGACGGAAAACCCCGCTGTTGCTTCTATCGTTGGATTCGCCCTTCGACAACTGAATGATCCCTCCATTTATGACGCAGTTGTCGCTTTGCTTCACGACCCAACCGTGCGCGATGAGGTGAAGATGAACCTCATCTCGGTATTCGTTCACTATGGCGGGGATGTCAACACTCTCGATGTGAACCGAGTGTTCAAGCGCCCGCCATCTTCCTATCGCATGGCGGTCGGCCAGTTGCTGGATGCCATAGCCGAGGATGAGAATGTCATTGGTCTTTTCCTGGATAGCTTCGCCCAACTTCCCAAAGCGATGCAGATCGGGTCGGTGCAGGGATTCGGATCTCTCAACGATGAACGGGCGCTGAAGTTGCTGGCGACGCTGGCCGAATACTGGGATCGTGAAGTGGCCCGGGCTGCCATTGAGGCCATTGGTTCGATCAAATCAGGGAAGTCCCTGACGGTTCTGGAGAACCTCTTCAACCATCGAGAATCTGCCTGGGGACTCATCGAGAAGTCCATCCGGAAGTTGAGGAGGGAGGGATTGAGTCCCGAGTCTCTTGATCCTCCGCCCGCCCCTGTACGAGAGTGTCTGGTGACACCATCCGATGGACGCGGAAGCTCGATTCTCATCATTAGCCGAAAGGATGGTCCACGACGGTATGACACCCATCTTTTCATGCTCAACGAGCGGGTGGGGATCAAGGATTGTTATGGCATGCGGCGAACTTCCCCGAAGCAGTATCGTGAGATGATCGGCGCCCTCGATTGCGAAATCGGCCTGTACTCCATCCCTTACGAGTATGCGGTAACACTCATTCGCGATGCGTTATTTGTGGCGCGATCACATCGTGCGCTCATCTCGCCGGAATTCGCCTTCCACCGGCGTGTGTTCGGAACCGACGAGTTGACGCCGCTCCAGCATGTCCCCGCCTTCCCGGAGATTCTCGTGGCCCGTGCCCGCCGGAATCTCGACCGCCTTCTGGCGTCTTCGGATTATCTCGTTGATGAATCCCCCTTCGATAATTGGTGGCTGGATATACCTCAAGCCTATGCCTTCTTCACCCGATTCAAGGCTCGCCGAAAAAATCGCTCGCCGGACCAGGCGGTGCTCACCGCATTTATCAACGATGTGATTGAGCCGGAGCGGACTCTCCTGATTCGCCGCCTGGGATTGACCGTTGAACTGCTGGCGAAATTCGACTCCACTTATCCTCCGGCCATCCTCCAAACAGCCCTGGCATTATGGATCGCCCTTCAGGATGAGAGTCGGCCGCTGGCGTCAATTCCTTTCTTTCAGGCACTTGCCGAACTCACCAGCGAGATGGTTCTCAACAATATTGCCCTGGGTTATCGTGAGCCGGACGGATTTCTCCCCGAACACTATCAGTGA
- a CDS encoding D-sedoheptulose 7-phosphate isomerase, with protein MSNVAEIQRLARESVMVKERFFSAHADRVAQAADLMIQALARGKKILLFGNGGSAADAQHIAAELVNRYNRERPALAAIALTTDTSILTSIANDSSYEDIFSRQIEALGQPGDVAIAISTSGRSENVIKGVQTARARGLYTIGLLGRDGGEVGQLVDLALIVESDQTARIQEVHITIGHILCDLVERAMASPPSAR; from the coding sequence ATGAGCAACGTGGCTGAGATTCAACGCCTCGCGCGAGAATCTGTGATGGTGAAGGAACGCTTTTTCTCTGCGCACGCGGATCGCGTCGCTCAAGCTGCTGACCTCATGATTCAGGCGCTCGCGCGCGGAAAGAAAATTCTCCTTTTCGGGAATGGCGGGAGCGCAGCGGATGCTCAGCACATCGCCGCCGAACTGGTCAACCGTTACAATCGGGAGCGCCCGGCGCTGGCGGCCATAGCACTGACAACAGATACCTCGATTTTGACCTCAATTGCCAACGATTCATCCTACGAGGACATCTTCAGCCGCCAGATCGAAGCGCTGGGGCAGCCGGGGGATGTCGCGATCGCAATCAGTACGAGCGGTCGGTCGGAAAATGTCATAAAAGGCGTGCAGACAGCGCGTGCCCGGGGACTCTATACCATCGGGCTTCTCGGGCGAGATGGCGGTGAAGTGGGACAACTGGTTGACCTCGCGCTTATTGTGGAAAGCGACCAAACGGCTCGAATTCAGGAGGTGCACATCACGATCGGGCACATCCTCTGTGATCTTGTTGAACGGGCGATGGCCTCGCCACCATCAGCAAGGTAG
- a CDS encoding efflux RND transporter periplasmic adaptor subunit: MSKRMTATLWIVMGAATIFLGMFLANNHRLSSEEGLVRRGEIILRIAANGRVEGATEEIRVSSKIPGRIQTITVDEGDRVTKGQILVILDNEDYRARVETERALLEKAEAHLKLLRSGARREEIEQARAAVDEARAIAETARRDYERLSQLFHRGVIARDELDRAERELRTAIARQQIAEQRYQQVLSWFRPEEIAAAEADVRLARARLAEAEANYQNTFLRSPISGIVTKRFMKPGESIRFETVGLPILSLVDTSALRVRAEIDETDVAKVAVGQRAYIRADAYREEVFTGRVVHIAPSLGRKTLFSDEPAEKRDTEILEVLIDLDPSARPLKIGLRVEVTIEVLRKENVLVVPARAVIHKDGRAFVLKRTPKGWREHPVRVGATDGVNTEVLDGLTEGDIVRRLP; the protein is encoded by the coding sequence ATGAGCAAACGAATGACTGCGACTTTGTGGATCGTCATGGGAGCAGCCACGATTTTCCTCGGCATGTTCCTGGCGAATAATCACCGCCTTTCCAGCGAAGAAGGGCTGGTCCGACGTGGGGAGATCATCCTGCGGATTGCAGCCAACGGTCGGGTGGAGGGGGCGACGGAAGAAATCCGTGTCAGCTCGAAAATTCCCGGTCGTATCCAGACCATAACCGTGGATGAGGGAGATCGTGTTACGAAAGGACAAATCCTAGTCATTCTGGACAACGAAGATTATCGCGCTCGAGTGGAGACCGAGCGCGCACTTCTGGAAAAGGCCGAAGCACATCTGAAGCTCCTTCGTTCAGGAGCACGCCGCGAGGAGATTGAGCAAGCGCGGGCCGCGGTGGACGAAGCGAGAGCCATTGCTGAAACCGCACGGCGAGATTATGAACGCCTCTCGCAACTCTTCCATCGGGGCGTCATCGCGCGGGATGAACTGGATCGCGCCGAGCGTGAACTGCGAACGGCTATAGCGCGGCAGCAGATTGCTGAGCAACGGTACCAGCAGGTGCTCAGCTGGTTCCGGCCAGAAGAGATCGCTGCGGCCGAGGCCGATGTTCGCTTGGCCCGTGCCCGACTCGCTGAAGCGGAAGCCAATTACCAGAACACCTTTCTCCGCTCTCCGATCAGTGGGATCGTGACGAAACGGTTCATGAAACCCGGTGAAAGCATCCGCTTTGAAACGGTGGGACTCCCCATTCTTTCTCTGGTAGACACATCGGCCCTGCGCGTGCGAGCAGAAATTGATGAAACGGATGTCGCTAAGGTCGCCGTCGGGCAGAGGGCATATATCAGAGCTGATGCCTACCGGGAGGAGGTTTTCACCGGACGAGTCGTTCATATCGCACCATCGCTGGGGCGAAAGACACTCTTCAGCGACGAACCGGCCGAGAAGCGGGACACGGAAATCCTCGAAGTGCTCATTGATCTCGATCCCTCGGCGCGTCCCTTGAAGATCGGATTGCGCGTCGAGGTGACCATCGAGGTTTTGCGCAAGGAGAATGTCCTTGTCGTTCCAGCCCGCGCCGTGATTCACAAGGACGGACGGGCATTCGTCCTGAAGCGCACGCCGAAGGGATGGCGCGAACATCCCGTCCGGGTTGGCGCAACCGATGGAGTCAACACGGAAGTTCTTGACGGTCTGACCGAAGGAGACATTGTTCGCCGCCTCCCATAA
- a CDS encoding ABC transporter permease — translation MVSIARKNLFHDKVRFLVALVGVQFAVVLMTLQVGFLLKFMYNASVLIDHNEADIWITSKNLKNFDFALPFSESKLYEARKVPGVLWAEKLIMGFSYWKMPDGGQETIQVIGFNPETMIGAPWDIITGDLREVKYFNQIFIDEADRGRLGNPWVGDEVEIIGQKARIAGITRGAKSFVGSPFAFTSYKNALRLTFVQPGQTVYILIKVAPGYSIAEVKNRLQETITGVDVYTKREFSWKSRRYWLLVTGAGILLLSTALMGLIIGVIIVGQTIYASTMEHIKEFGTLKAIGASNRDIYAVIIKQALIITAIGYGLGMVLSRFALQGTRKLGVDAYLPPSVLAIIFAVTLVMGVASSLVSIYKVTKIDPALVFKS, via the coding sequence GTGGTTTCGATTGCTCGAAAGAACCTCTTCCATGACAAGGTGCGATTTCTGGTGGCCCTCGTCGGCGTGCAATTCGCCGTCGTCTTGATGACCCTCCAGGTGGGATTCCTCCTGAAGTTCATGTACAATGCCTCGGTCCTCATAGATCATAACGAGGCCGACATCTGGATCACCTCGAAGAATCTGAAAAATTTTGACTTCGCTCTTCCCTTCTCCGAGAGCAAACTCTACGAGGCGAGGAAAGTTCCTGGTGTCCTCTGGGCCGAGAAGCTCATCATGGGTTTCAGCTACTGGAAGATGCCCGACGGAGGCCAGGAAACCATCCAGGTGATCGGATTCAACCCGGAGACGATGATCGGCGCTCCCTGGGACATCATCACCGGAGATCTTCGCGAGGTCAAATACTTCAATCAGATCTTCATTGATGAAGCCGACCGGGGCCGCCTGGGTAATCCCTGGGTTGGCGACGAAGTTGAGATCATCGGTCAGAAAGCCCGAATCGCCGGTATCACTCGAGGCGCCAAATCATTCGTCGGCAGTCCCTTCGCTTTCACTTCCTATAAGAATGCCCTCCGGTTAACCTTTGTTCAGCCGGGACAAACGGTCTATATTCTGATCAAGGTGGCGCCGGGCTACTCTATCGCCGAGGTCAAAAACCGTCTCCAAGAGACCATTACCGGCGTGGACGTTTACACGAAGCGGGAATTCAGTTGGAAATCACGGCGATACTGGCTCCTCGTTACAGGAGCCGGTATTCTTCTGCTCAGCACGGCTCTCATGGGCCTCATCATTGGCGTCATCATTGTCGGGCAAACAATTTATGCTTCGACAATGGAGCACATCAAAGAGTTCGGGACGCTCAAAGCCATCGGTGCTTCCAACCGGGACATCTACGCCGTCATCATCAAACAGGCCTTGATCATCACCGCCATCGGCTACGGACTGGGCATGGTACTCAGCCGGTTCGCCCTGCAAGGGACGAGAAAGCTCGGCGTGGATGCCTATTTGCCGCCGAGCGTCCTCGCCATCATCTTCGCTGTGACGCTGGTGATGGGAGTCGCCTCGTCGCTTGTTTCCATTTACAAGGTGACAAAGATTGATCCGGCCCTTGTGTTCAAAAGCTGA